One genomic window of Aggregatilinea lenta includes the following:
- a CDS encoding deoxyguanosinetriphosphate triphosphohydrolase: MINTRQRYEDIEARSLAPYAMKSGESRGRQYPEAEQEFRTAFQRDRDRILHTTAFRRLEYKTQVFINYEGDYYRTRLTHTLEVAQIGRSLARALCANEDLIEAICLSHDLGHPPFGHSGEAILNKLMQGYGGFDHNKQSFRIVTKLEQRYQGWPGLNLTYEVREGIVKHETKYDVRDSEAEGFDTDKRGGIEAQIANMSDELAYNAHDLDDGLRSGLIEPEQLDDLAIWKMLKDSIGWDGRHFSEQIRHQIIRRLIGIEIDDVIRATGAKLDGLDLASPDDLQRLPYNVVTHSENLETMNRELQTFLYDCLYRHFRVVRMAVKAERFVTQLFETYIDEPNQLPPTVHAAIDHRGLQRGICDYIAGMTDRFALEEWQRLFDPFQRP; this comes from the coding sequence ATGATTAACACACGCCAGCGATACGAAGACATCGAAGCGCGTTCTCTGGCTCCCTACGCTATGAAAAGCGGCGAGAGCCGGGGTCGCCAGTACCCGGAAGCCGAGCAGGAATTCCGCACGGCTTTTCAGCGTGATCGTGATCGTATCCTGCATACGACAGCCTTCCGCCGCCTGGAGTATAAGACGCAGGTCTTCATCAACTACGAGGGCGATTACTATCGCACGCGCCTGACGCACACGCTGGAAGTCGCGCAGATCGGGCGCAGCCTGGCCCGCGCGCTATGCGCCAACGAAGACCTTATCGAGGCGATCTGCTTGAGCCATGACCTCGGCCACCCGCCGTTCGGTCACTCCGGCGAGGCGATCCTCAACAAGCTCATGCAAGGATACGGCGGCTTCGATCACAACAAGCAGTCGTTCCGCATCGTGACCAAGCTCGAACAGCGCTACCAGGGCTGGCCCGGTCTGAACCTCACGTACGAGGTACGCGAAGGCATTGTCAAGCACGAAACGAAGTATGATGTCAGGGACAGTGAGGCAGAGGGCTTCGACACGGATAAGCGCGGCGGCATTGAGGCTCAAATCGCCAATATGTCAGACGAGTTGGCATACAATGCGCACGATCTCGACGATGGACTCCGTTCCGGTCTGATCGAGCCGGAGCAGCTTGACGATCTGGCTATCTGGAAGATGCTTAAAGACAGTATCGGCTGGGATGGCCGTCACTTCAGTGAGCAGATCCGGCATCAAATCATCCGCCGTCTGATCGGCATCGAAATCGACGATGTGATCCGGGCAACCGGGGCCAAACTCGACGGCCTGGATCTCGCCAGCCCCGACGATTTGCAGCGGCTGCCGTACAATGTCGTGACGCACTCGGAAAACCTCGAAACGATGAACCGCGAGTTGCAGACGTTCCTCTACGACTGCCTCTACCGTCACTTCCGTGTCGTTCGCATGGCGGTCAAGGCTGAGCGGTTCGTCACCCAGTTATTCGAGACGTACATCGATGAGCCGAATCAGCTCCCCCCCACGGTGCATGCGGCCATTGATCATCGCGGCCTACAGCGCGGCATTTGTGATTACATCGCGGGCATGACCGACCGGTTCGCGCTCGAAGAGTGGCAGCGGTTGTTCGACCCGTTCCAGCGCCCATAA
- the greA gene encoding transcription elongation factor GreA gives MEENQYLTAEGAEELRRELDDLLTVQRPRLAAQLKEAIGQGDLSENADYTDAKEQQAFLEGRILYLEKLLRSAKIIDEGGDNTPKEVTVGCEVTIQAEDEEPETYRIVGAAEADPRNGKISNESPIGSSLLGHRKGQKVHVATPAGERVVTIKSITR, from the coding sequence ATGGAGGAAAATCAGTACTTAACTGCTGAAGGTGCCGAAGAGCTTCGCCGCGAATTGGACGATCTGCTTACAGTCCAGCGGCCCCGCCTGGCGGCGCAGCTCAAAGAGGCAATCGGCCAGGGGGATCTGTCTGAAAATGCAGATTACACCGATGCCAAGGAGCAGCAAGCGTTTCTCGAAGGCCGCATCCTCTATCTTGAAAAGCTCCTGCGCAGTGCGAAAATCATCGACGAAGGCGGCGACAACACGCCTAAAGAAGTGACGGTCGGCTGTGAAGTGACCATCCAGGCGGAGGACGAAGAGCCGGAGACGTACCGCATTGTCGGCGCTGCCGAGGCCGATCCGCGTAACGGCAAAATCTCGAACGAAAGCCCCATCGGCAGTTCGCTGCTGGGGCACCGCAAGGGCCAAAAAGTGCACGTCGCAACGCCTGCGGGCGAGCGTGTCGTGACGATCAAGAGCATCACCCGTTAA
- a CDS encoding carbohydrate ABC transporter permease: protein MSTETRDRIVAILNRIPVNLAVFLLCMIWLIPTLGLFVTSFRPQEVVTKSGWWTALTSDTADPATYEQTCGECHGADLKGVEGVDLSDPDTITSEFRGNAQRVQLLIARGTLESGDPHVPEEMQPDDPTQASSDILAYLQAQAGSGTSRFTLNNYEDVLVGYDARGGTYEEACETEGSTGTRSCDFWKDATRQGAIFRGMLNSFAVSIPATLLPILFAGFASYAFAWLDFSGRKVLFTILVGLQIIPLQMTLVPIFRLYTQLHLNGSFLGVWLFHTGFGLPYAIYLMRNFVASLPRDLFESAYLDGAGHFQVFRKIVMPLALPAIAALGIFQFLWVWNDLLVALIFLGNKAPVLTYQLSQLVDSLGGGWHRMTAAAFISMAVPVIVFLGFQRFFVRGLLAGSVKG from the coding sequence ATGAGTACTGAAACACGCGATCGCATCGTGGCAATCCTGAACCGCATCCCGGTGAACCTGGCCGTCTTTTTGCTGTGCATGATCTGGCTGATCCCCACGTTAGGTCTGTTCGTGACCTCGTTCCGCCCGCAGGAAGTCGTGACGAAGTCGGGGTGGTGGACCGCGCTCACGAGCGACACCGCCGATCCAGCTACGTACGAGCAGACTTGTGGGGAGTGCCACGGTGCCGATCTGAAAGGCGTCGAAGGCGTCGACCTGAGCGATCCGGACACGATCACGAGTGAGTTCCGGGGTAACGCGCAGCGCGTGCAGCTGCTCATCGCGCGTGGCACACTCGAAAGCGGTGATCCGCACGTACCGGAAGAAATGCAGCCGGACGACCCCACGCAGGCATCCTCCGACATTCTGGCCTACTTGCAAGCGCAGGCCGGGTCGGGGACGTCGCGCTTCACACTCAATAACTATGAAGACGTATTGGTTGGTTACGACGCGCGCGGCGGCACCTACGAAGAGGCTTGCGAGACGGAAGGCTCGACCGGGACACGAAGCTGCGACTTCTGGAAGGACGCCACCCGCCAGGGCGCAATCTTCCGGGGTATGCTGAACAGCTTCGCCGTGAGCATCCCCGCGACGCTGCTGCCGATCCTGTTCGCCGGGTTCGCGTCGTACGCGTTCGCCTGGCTCGACTTCAGCGGGCGTAAAGTGCTGTTCACGATCCTGGTCGGACTGCAGATCATCCCGCTTCAAATGACGCTCGTGCCGATCTTCCGGCTGTACACGCAACTGCACCTGAACGGCTCGTTCCTGGGGGTCTGGTTGTTCCACACTGGCTTCGGGCTGCCCTATGCCATCTACCTGATGCGTAACTTCGTCGCATCACTGCCGCGCGACCTGTTCGAGTCGGCATATCTCGATGGGGCAGGGCACTTCCAGGTGTTCCGCAAGATCGTGATGCCGCTGGCGCTGCCTGCCATCGCGGCGCTGGGCATCTTCCAGTTCCTGTGGGTCTGGAACGACCTGCTGGTGGCCCTGATCTTCCTGGGGAACAAGGCTCCGGTGCTGACCTACCAGTTGAGCCAGTTGGTTGACTCGCTGGGCGGCGGCTGGCATCGTATGACGGCGGCGGCCTTCATCAGCATGGCCGTGCCGGTCATCGTGTTCCTGGGCTTCCAGCGTTTCTTCGTGCGCGGACTGCTGGCCGGGTCGGTCAAGGGATAG
- a CDS encoding carbohydrate ABC transporter permease, which translates to MSSTTPMIMRQGRTVPWLYVGPALIIMLIFVVYPTLRTTYLSFRNDSDSGWASSDCSNAEDAPCAGVFENYRRAFTSDSGQIALRNTALWLIIMVPGTVVLGLLLAVLTDRVAYGSVAKSIIFLPMAISFVGASIIWRFVYDPNANIGLLNAILKLFGGDAKAWLATSPPGNTFLLIVVGIWVWTGFTMTILAAALRSIPEEILEAARVDGANELQVFFRIMLPHLLPTIAVVLTTMTINTLKIFDIVWVLKGIDTDVIATRMVSELYLYNNDGLAAAYAVILILLIVPVMILNVRRFNAEEAAR; encoded by the coding sequence ATGAGCAGCACAACGCCCATGATCATGCGCCAGGGGCGAACAGTGCCTTGGCTGTACGTCGGCCCGGCGCTGATCATTATGCTTATTTTTGTCGTATATCCGACCCTGCGCACCACTTATTTGAGCTTTCGAAACGATTCTGACAGCGGCTGGGCGTCCAGTGACTGCTCGAATGCCGAAGACGCACCCTGTGCAGGCGTGTTTGAGAACTACCGACGCGCGTTTACCAGTGACTCGGGCCAGATCGCCCTTCGTAACACGGCGCTGTGGCTGATTATCATGGTGCCCGGCACCGTTGTCCTGGGCCTGCTGCTGGCCGTGCTCACCGATCGTGTGGCGTACGGATCGGTCGCCAAATCGATCATCTTCTTACCTATGGCAATCTCGTTTGTCGGCGCGAGCATTATCTGGCGCTTCGTTTACGACCCAAATGCGAATATTGGTTTGTTGAATGCCATCCTGAAGCTGTTCGGCGGCGACGCAAAGGCGTGGCTGGCGACGTCACCGCCCGGCAATACGTTCCTGCTGATCGTAGTCGGTATCTGGGTGTGGACCGGCTTCACGATGACGATTCTGGCCGCAGCGCTACGATCCATCCCTGAAGAAATCCTCGAAGCGGCACGTGTGGACGGCGCGAACGAACTCCAGGTGTTCTTCCGCATCATGCTGCCGCACCTTCTACCGACCATTGCAGTCGTACTGACGACCATGACCATCAACACCCTGAAGATATTCGACATCGTCTGGGTCTTGAAGGGGATCGACACGGACGTTATCGCGACGCGAATGGTGTCGGAGCTGTACCTGTACAATAACGATGGCCTGGCGGCGGCCTACGCCGTGATCCTGATCTTGCTGATTGTTCCTGTCATGATCCTCAACGTTCGCCGGTTCAATGCGGAGGAGGCAGCGCGATGA
- a CDS encoding ABC transporter substrate-binding protein: MLKRSLVLVLLLALATAVVGPVGVTRAQGDIECFGSEGSDVSVISVWAGEEEETFKQVLSPVLEACDLTLNHEGTRDLQTVLSTRVEGGEPPDIASMPNVGALQQYAENLVPLSEVNVNADNYDQSWQDLGSVGGTWYGLPIKTDIKSLVWYSPLSFELEGYEVPTTWEDFTALLDTMAATDTPALAMGFESGGATGWAGTDFVQDLLLRLQSADYVRGLATGATNWTDQGMVDAWTMYVDWVNTYGAGGSDGTRTTNFNDAILQPFQDPPQAWMVKQSGFAGSATIQPAFPDFQYGEDFAFFVLPGPGGEPAPMQVGADFIAVFNNTPAVQAVMNYLTSAQGASAWAASGFDLTPNSAVDISAYENPISAGKAQALLDSPEVVFDVGDLLPGGAGQAEFDALTAAVGGADVAEQLGAIQQAIDEASMGADMAATEAAG; this comes from the coding sequence ATGCTAAAGCGTTCTCTAGTTTTGGTCTTACTGCTGGCCCTGGCGACAGCTGTCGTTGGTCCCGTCGGTGTGACTCGTGCGCAGGGCGACATCGAGTGCTTCGGCAGCGAAGGATCGGACGTGTCGGTCATCAGTGTTTGGGCCGGTGAAGAAGAAGAAACTTTCAAGCAGGTGCTATCACCTGTCCTTGAAGCATGCGATCTGACCCTTAACCACGAAGGGACACGCGACCTGCAAACCGTGCTTTCGACGCGCGTTGAAGGCGGCGAGCCGCCGGACATCGCCTCGATGCCGAACGTGGGCGCGCTTCAGCAGTATGCAGAAAACCTTGTGCCGCTGTCCGAAGTGAACGTCAATGCTGACAACTACGATCAGAGCTGGCAGGATCTGGGGTCGGTGGGCGGCACGTGGTACGGCCTGCCGATCAAGACCGACATCAAGTCGCTGGTGTGGTATAGCCCGCTGTCCTTTGAGCTTGAAGGCTACGAAGTGCCCACGACCTGGGAAGACTTTACGGCGCTGCTCGATACGATGGCTGCGACCGATACCCCGGCGCTGGCAATGGGCTTCGAGAGCGGCGGCGCAACGGGTTGGGCCGGAACGGACTTCGTGCAGGACCTGCTGCTGCGCCTCCAGAGCGCGGACTACGTTCGCGGCCTGGCGACGGGCGCCACGAACTGGACCGACCAGGGCATGGTCGATGCCTGGACCATGTACGTGGACTGGGTGAACACATACGGCGCAGGTGGCTCTGACGGGACGCGGACGACCAATTTCAACGATGCCATTCTTCAGCCGTTCCAGGATCCGCCCCAGGCGTGGATGGTGAAGCAGTCCGGTTTTGCCGGTAGCGCCACCATTCAGCCCGCGTTCCCAGACTTCCAGTATGGTGAGGACTTCGCGTTCTTCGTGCTGCCCGGCCCCGGTGGTGAACCGGCTCCGATGCAGGTGGGCGCGGACTTCATCGCCGTGTTCAACAACACTCCAGCAGTGCAGGCTGTGATGAACTACCTGACCAGCGCGCAAGGCGCGTCGGCGTGGGCAGCCAGCGGCTTTGACCTGACCCCGAACTCAGCCGTCGATATCTCGGCTTACGAGAACCCGATCTCGGCAGGCAAGGCCCAGGCCCTGTTGGATTCGCCAGAAGTCGTGTTCGACGTGGGCGACCTGCTGCCGGGTGGCGCAGGCCAAGCTGAGTTCGATGCCCTGACGGCTGCGGTTGGTGGCGCGGATGTCGCCGAGCAACTGGGTGCCATCCAGCAGGCGATCGATGAAGCCTCGATGGGTGCCGACATGGCGGCGACTGAGGCAGCAGGGTAG
- a CDS encoding GNAT family N-acetyltransferase, with amino-acid sequence MKSYTVNQFIVREVRGENELLACSRLDHSFETGFVWQMDVRQEAEETLVRFRTVRLPRTIRSSYPRTPETLLAAWQKRDCFLVAAVDDVILGYINMRIDATQRGWVADLAVGASLRRRRIGSALLEQATRWAALHHLRTMTIETQTKNFPGISFALAKGFTFCGYNDHYYANQDIALFFNKRL; translated from the coding sequence ATGAAATCATACACAGTCAATCAGTTTATTGTGCGCGAAGTCCGTGGAGAGAACGAGCTTCTCGCGTGCTCGAGGCTCGATCACAGCTTCGAGACCGGGTTCGTGTGGCAGATGGATGTGCGTCAGGAGGCCGAAGAGACGCTGGTGCGCTTTCGCACGGTACGGCTGCCGCGCACGATCCGATCCAGTTACCCGCGCACGCCCGAAACGCTGCTGGCTGCGTGGCAAAAGCGCGACTGTTTCCTCGTCGCGGCGGTAGACGATGTTATATTAGGCTACATAAACATGCGGATTGACGCGACGCAGCGGGGATGGGTAGCCGACCTCGCGGTGGGTGCGTCGCTGCGGCGGCGTCGCATCGGCAGCGCCCTGCTCGAACAGGCGACCCGGTGGGCAGCGCTGCACCACTTGCGCACGATGACCATTGAAACCCAGACGAAGAATTTTCCAGGGATTAGCTTCGCGCTCGCCAAGGGATTCACGTTCTGCGGCTACAACGACCATTATTATGCCAATCAGGACATCGCCCTGTTTTTCAACAAGCGCCTCTAG
- a CDS encoding 30S ribosomal protein S1 codes for MTTELRQYGSSQPLPPDEGYWEALLHEGEVAAEGDVSRKEDEFWDSYDFDESSASAYGAQNGSQADWEQVQQVFDSDTTVELRVIGHNRGGLLVEWSSLRGFIPASQLVDFPVLADVRERRDHLAFRIGQTLKLRVIELDQEQNRLILSERAAQVQPGTRATVLNTIQEQDICSGQVTNLCDFGVFVDLGGLEGLIHISELSWGRVGHPRDVLARGQTIQVFVLSVDQDQGRVALSLKRLRPDPWKTVEQRYTIGQTVEGKVTNVVDFGAFVCIEEGLEGLIHVSELAEGHFLHPRNVVHEGETVRARVLNIDGRARRLGLSLRR; via the coding sequence ATGACCACGGAGCTTCGACAGTATGGTTCTTCCCAGCCCCTCCCGCCTGACGAGGGCTACTGGGAAGCGCTACTTCATGAGGGGGAAGTAGCAGCCGAAGGGGACGTATCGCGCAAAGAAGATGAGTTTTGGGATAGCTATGACTTCGACGAGTCGAGCGCTTCGGCCTATGGCGCGCAAAATGGCTCGCAAGCCGACTGGGAACAGGTTCAGCAGGTTTTTGATTCGGACACGACGGTAGAACTGCGCGTCATCGGCCACAATCGCGGCGGGCTGCTGGTCGAATGGAGCAGCTTGCGCGGTTTTATCCCCGCCAGCCAGCTGGTCGACTTCCCCGTGCTGGCCGACGTGCGCGAACGGCGCGATCATCTGGCGTTCCGCATCGGGCAAACGCTGAAGCTGCGCGTCATCGAGCTGGATCAGGAACAAAACCGGCTGATCCTGTCCGAGCGTGCAGCGCAAGTTCAGCCCGGCACGCGCGCCACCGTGCTGAACACCATCCAGGAACAAGATATTTGCAGCGGGCAAGTCACTAATTTGTGTGATTTTGGCGTGTTCGTGGATCTGGGCGGCCTTGAAGGGCTGATCCACATCAGCGAGCTGAGCTGGGGCCGCGTCGGTCACCCGCGTGACGTGCTCGCGCGCGGCCAGACGATTCAGGTTTTCGTGCTGAGCGTCGATCAGGACCAGGGCCGGGTCGCGCTGAGTCTCAAGCGGCTGCGTCCCGATCCGTGGAAGACCGTCGAGCAGCGCTATACCATCGGGCAGACTGTCGAAGGTAAAGTCACCAACGTGGTCGATTTTGGCGCGTTCGTCTGCATCGAAGAAGGGCTTGAGGGCCTCATTCACGTCTCAGAACTGGCCGAGGGCCACTTCCTGCACCCGCGCAACGTCGTGCACGAGGGCGAGACGGTCCGCGCGCGCGTGCTCAACATCGACGGGCGAGCGCGCCGCCTGGGGCTGAGCCTGCGCCGCTGA
- a CDS encoding ABC transporter ATP-binding protein: MAKSNGSPPPVVVSIRDLSKTYSPGCADCAVLDGVSLDIHQGDFVVLLGVSGSGKSTLLNLISGLDQPTSGSLHIDGTEITTLNEYQRTVFRRDRIGIVFQFFNLIPTLTVLENVTLPLELRGDPRKSAEQRARTLLERVGLADRANDFPDKLSGGEQQRIAIARALIHQPALVLADEPTGNLDEDTGERVLTLLLELTRQAGRTLLMATHNPDIVPLADRVYRIQDGQLVPVVDALHTTLSERQ, encoded by the coding sequence ATGGCAAAATCAAACGGCTCCCCTCCCCCGGTCGTCGTATCGATCCGGGACCTTAGCAAAACGTACAGTCCCGGCTGCGCGGACTGCGCCGTGCTGGACGGGGTCAGCCTCGACATCCACCAGGGCGACTTCGTCGTGCTGCTCGGCGTGAGCGGCAGCGGCAAAAGCACGCTGCTCAACCTGATAAGCGGCCTGGATCAGCCTACCAGCGGATCGCTCCACATCGACGGCACGGAAATCACGACGCTCAACGAGTACCAGCGCACCGTGTTCCGCCGCGACCGCATCGGGATCGTGTTTCAGTTCTTCAACCTGATCCCGACCCTGACCGTGCTGGAAAACGTCACGCTGCCGCTGGAGCTGCGCGGCGATCCACGTAAGTCCGCCGAGCAGCGCGCGCGCACCTTGCTGGAACGCGTCGGATTGGCCGACCGCGCCAACGACTTCCCCGACAAGCTGAGTGGCGGCGAGCAGCAGCGCATCGCGATTGCGCGCGCACTCATTCATCAACCCGCGTTGGTGCTGGCCGACGAGCCGACCGGCAACCTCGACGAGGACACCGGGGAACGCGTGCTGACCCTGCTGCTGGAACTCACCCGGCAGGCCGGGCGCACGCTGCTCATGGCGACTCACAACCCGGACATCGTGCCACTGGCGGACCGGGTCTACCGCATTCAGGATGGACAGCTTGTGCCGGTCGTGGACGCCCTCCACACCACCCTGTCCGAGCGCCAGTAG
- a CDS encoding FtsX-like permease family protein — translation MITPILLRLTHRHIDRRLFQSLLFVVGIALGVAVGVAIDLANASSLRAFKLSVTSVTGRTTHQIVGTSGVPSDVYRQIRVDLDLRTSAPVIQTNVRGLSLDNRTLRLLGVDPLAEAPFRDYLTAESEPDAAQTAALYAFMAEPNRVFVAQALADEFGLAAGDWIALQTPTQPRVEVRIVGVIQPDDELSQEALSDLIVADIATAQEIAGQPGQISRIDLILPDGYDTSRIKALLPPGLRLTTPSASSGALGQMIDAFALNLQALSLLALLVGVFLIYNTVTFSVVQRRTTIGILRALGTTRRQIFSMILAEALTLGVVGTMLGLGLGIFLGRSIVGLVAQTINDLYFRVDVQSIAIEPGTLLRGGAIGLAASLVAALIPSYEATRTPPVGVLRRSDVEQRTLDMLPFLSGSAVLLVLAGVAVLQIQTRSLTISFTALFLVLVGCALLTPLALMVGMRIAAPVTGRLFGVLGRMAPRAVSRSLSRTAFAVAALTLAVSVIVGVSVMIRSFRTTLTNWLDTTLGADVYLSAPSEGASGIAIKIDPALVPQLEGIDGVDRVATVHDLSVTAPDYPDLPPANLVVPSMDISGGKRRFAWLDAPGRDYWQALQGGAVVVSEPFAYRRGITQANNIVTLLTDRGPQPFTVAGVYYDYTTDQGAIMMVQSVYERYFDDQSLTAIGLLLEPGASTDMVIESVRADVPGVEGLQIQSNRALRANVLKIFDRTFAITIALRLLAIIVAFIGILSALMALQLEHTRQYGIMRANGMTPRQLRAFTFIQTGLMGSAAGILAAPTGLALALILIKVINVRSFGWTITLNLSPQEFIQAFAVALVAALAGGIYPALRLSRLSAVRALRSE, via the coding sequence GTGATCACGCCCATTCTTCTCCGGCTCACGCACCGCCACATCGATCGGCGTCTGTTCCAAAGCCTGCTGTTCGTGGTCGGCATCGCGCTCGGCGTCGCCGTCGGCGTAGCAATCGACTTGGCGAACGCGTCGTCGCTGCGCGCCTTCAAGCTCAGCGTGACCAGCGTTACGGGTCGCACCACGCACCAGATCGTCGGGACCAGCGGTGTACCGAGTGACGTCTATCGCCAGATTCGCGTCGATCTCGACCTGCGAACCAGCGCCCCGGTGATCCAGACCAACGTGCGCGGCCTGTCGCTCGACAACCGCACCCTGCGGCTGCTGGGCGTCGATCCGCTGGCCGAAGCGCCCTTCCGCGATTACCTGACGGCCGAGTCCGAACCGGACGCCGCCCAGACTGCCGCGCTGTACGCCTTCATGGCCGAACCGAACCGCGTATTTGTCGCCCAGGCGCTGGCGGACGAATTCGGGCTGGCGGCGGGCGACTGGATCGCGCTGCAAACGCCGACCCAGCCGCGCGTCGAGGTGCGGATCGTGGGCGTCATCCAGCCCGACGACGAGTTGTCGCAGGAAGCGCTGAGCGACCTGATCGTCGCGGACATCGCCACTGCGCAGGAGATCGCCGGGCAGCCGGGCCAGATTTCGCGCATCGACCTGATCCTGCCGGACGGCTACGACACCAGCCGAATCAAGGCCCTCCTGCCGCCGGGCCTCCGCCTGACCACACCCTCGGCCAGCAGCGGCGCGCTCGGCCAGATGATCGACGCCTTCGCGCTGAACTTGCAGGCGCTGAGTCTGCTGGCGCTGCTGGTCGGCGTGTTCCTCATCTACAACACGGTGACCTTCAGCGTCGTGCAGCGCCGCACGACCATCGGCATTTTGCGCGCGCTGGGCACCACGCGCCGCCAGATCTTCTCGATGATCCTGGCCGAAGCGCTTACGCTGGGCGTCGTCGGTACGATGCTCGGCTTGGGGTTGGGCATCTTCCTGGGCCGCAGCATCGTCGGGCTGGTCGCGCAGACGATCAACGACCTCTATTTCCGCGTGGACGTGCAGAGCATCGCTATCGAGCCGGGCACGCTGCTGCGCGGCGGCGCGATTGGCCTGGCGGCAAGTCTCGTCGCGGCACTGATTCCGTCGTACGAAGCGACCCGTACGCCGCCGGTAGGCGTGCTGCGTCGCTCGGACGTCGAGCAGCGCACGCTGGATATGCTGCCGTTTCTGTCCGGCAGCGCGGTGCTGCTCGTGCTCGCGGGCGTCGCCGTACTTCAGATTCAGACGCGCAGCCTGACGATCAGCTTCACGGCGCTGTTCCTGGTACTGGTAGGCTGCGCGCTGCTGACGCCACTGGCGCTCATGGTAGGCATGCGGATCGCTGCGCCGGTCACGGGCCGCCTGTTCGGCGTGCTGGGGCGCATGGCCCCGCGCGCGGTCAGCCGATCCCTGAGCCGGACCGCGTTCGCGGTCGCCGCGCTGACGCTGGCTGTGAGCGTGATCGTCGGCGTGAGCGTCATGATCCGCAGCTTCCGCACCACGCTGACCAACTGGCTCGACACGACGCTGGGCGCGGACGTCTATCTCTCCGCCCCGTCCGAAGGCGCGAGCGGCATCGCGATCAAGATCGATCCGGCGCTGGTTCCACAGCTTGAGGGCATCGACGGCGTGGATCGTGTCGCGACTGTACACGATTTGTCGGTGACCGCGCCGGACTACCCTGACCTGCCTCCTGCGAACCTCGTCGTGCCGAGCATGGATATTTCCGGCGGCAAGCGGCGCTTCGCCTGGCTGGACGCGCCGGGACGCGATTATTGGCAAGCTCTGCAAGGCGGAGCGGTCGTGGTCAGCGAGCCGTTCGCTTACCGGCGCGGCATCACGCAGGCGAACAATATCGTGACCCTGCTCACTGATCGCGGCCCGCAGCCGTTCACAGTCGCGGGCGTCTACTACGACTACACAACCGACCAGGGCGCGATCATGATGGTGCAGAGCGTCTACGAGCGCTATTTCGACGACCAGTCGCTGACCGCGATCGGCCTCCTGCTGGAACCCGGCGCTTCGACCGACATGGTCATCGAGAGCGTGCGTGCGGACGTGCCCGGCGTCGAGGGGCTGCAGATCCAGAGCAACCGCGCGCTGCGGGCCAACGTGCTGAAGATCTTCGACCGCACCTTCGCGATCACCATTGCGCTGCGCCTGCTGGCGATCATCGTCGCGTTCATCGGTATCCTCAGCGCGTTGATGGCGCTGCAACTGGAGCACACACGCCAGTATGGGATCATGCGCGCCAACGGCATGACGCCCCGCCAACTGCGCGCGTTTACCTTCATCCAGACGGGCCTGATGGGCAGCGCAGCGGGCATCCTGGCCGCCCCGACCGGACTCGCGCTGGCGCTGATTTTGATCAAGGTGATCAACGTGCGCTCGTTCGGGTGGACCATCACCCTGAACCTGTCGCCGCAGGAATTTATTCAGGCGTTCGCGGTCGCGCTGGTCGCGGCGCTGGCGGGCGGTATCTACCCCGCCCTGCGCCTCAGCCGCCTGTCCGCCGTGCGCGCGTTACGGAGCGAATGA